The following proteins are encoded in a genomic region of Flexivirga oryzae:
- the yidC gene encoding membrane protein insertase YidC: MVGFHKAFTAIGMPAASGWTWALSIVGLVIVLRILLIPLFVKQIKSSRRMQLIQPEIQKIQKKYKGKKDAESRQKMTEETMELYKKTGTNPFSSCMPILLQSPFFFALFRVLDRLKDIGHGTHHPIGVMTRSLAAQAESSTLFGVKLSSAFLHPGDSPVGATRTLCIALIIIMSVTVFTTQHQLMRKNMPASALDNPLAKQQKYIMYIMPVFFAISGVNFPIGVLLYWVTTNLWTMGQQFYTIRRMPAPGSEAERALEERRKAKGKPITKLSIPGLHSHDDEAADTSAVELAKSKTPPGSPGLVTADGGTAGKSGGQRVQPKRNKKRKR; the protein is encoded by the coding sequence ATGGTGGGTTTCCACAAGGCGTTCACGGCGATCGGCATGCCGGCGGCGAGCGGCTGGACCTGGGCCCTGTCCATCGTCGGCCTGGTGATCGTGCTGCGCATCCTGCTGATCCCGCTGTTCGTCAAGCAGATCAAGTCGTCGCGGCGGATGCAGCTGATCCAGCCCGAGATCCAGAAGATCCAGAAGAAGTACAAGGGCAAGAAGGACGCCGAGTCTCGTCAGAAGATGACTGAGGAGACGATGGAGCTCTACAAGAAGACGGGCACCAACCCGTTCTCGTCCTGTATGCCCATCCTGCTGCAGTCACCGTTCTTCTTCGCACTCTTCCGGGTGTTGGACCGGCTCAAGGACATCGGCCACGGCACCCATCACCCGATCGGTGTGATGACCAGGAGCCTGGCCGCGCAGGCCGAGAGCTCCACTCTCTTCGGCGTCAAACTGTCCTCGGCGTTCCTGCACCCGGGAGACTCGCCGGTGGGCGCCACCCGGACCTTGTGTATCGCGCTGATCATCATCATGTCGGTCACGGTGTTCACCACGCAGCACCAGCTGATGCGCAAGAACATGCCGGCGTCCGCCCTGGACAATCCGCTGGCCAAGCAGCAGAAGTACATCATGTACATCATGCCGGTGTTCTTCGCGATCTCCGGTGTGAACTTCCCGATCGGTGTGTTGTTGTACTGGGTGACCACCAACCTGTGGACGATGGGTCAGCAGTTCTACACCATTCGCCGGATGCCTGCCCCCGGTTCCGAGGCCGAGCGAGCGCTCGAGGAACGCCGCAAGGCCAAGGGCAAGCCGATCACCAAGCTCAGCATCCCGGGTCTGCACTCGCACGACGACGAGGCGGCCGACACCTCGGCGGTCGAACTCGCCAAGTCCAAGACACCGCCCGGCAGCCCGGGACTGGTTACCGCCGACGGCGGCACCGCCGGCAAGTCGGGTGGCCAGCGAGTCCAGCCCAAACGCAACAAGAAGCGCAAGCGGTAG
- a CDS encoding protein jag, which produces MTDVTTHDPLSAEESSDVAAQPSKAVDLDREGEVAADFLETLLDIVDMDGDIDVDVDGDRASVSIVDSEEGRVPRRLVGPNGKVLDALQELTRLAVQAETGNRSRLMLDIAGFRADRRAELVKIAQEAVASVKADGERVALDPMSAFERKVVHDAVLAGGLRSESEGAEPRRFVVVLPADD; this is translated from the coding sequence ATGACTGACGTGACCACCCACGATCCGCTCTCCGCGGAGGAGTCCTCGGACGTGGCAGCACAGCCGAGCAAGGCCGTCGACCTGGATCGCGAGGGGGAGGTTGCGGCCGATTTCCTGGAGACCCTGCTGGACATCGTCGACATGGATGGCGACATCGACGTCGACGTCGACGGGGACCGGGCCTCGGTCTCCATCGTCGACTCCGAGGAGGGCCGTGTGCCACGTCGCCTGGTCGGCCCCAACGGCAAGGTGCTGGACGCGCTGCAGGAACTCACGCGCCTCGCGGTCCAGGCCGAGACCGGCAACCGCAGTCGCCTGATGCTCGACATCGCCGGATTCCGGGCGGACCGTCGCGCTGAGCTCGTCAAGATCGCCCAGGAGGCGGTTGCGTCGGTCAAGGCGGACGGTGAGCGGGTCGCACTTGACCCGATGTCCGCCTTCGAACGCAAGGTGGTCCACGATGCGGTGCTCGCCGGCGGTCTGCGCTCGGAGTCCG
- the rnpA gene encoding ribonuclease P protein component, whose translation MLPTKHRLRDSADFTAVLRSRRSGRAAGPRLVVTVAPPRGDISRVGMVVSKAVGNSVIRNRTKRVLRHEMADLLPGLPTELDVVIRATPAAGTAPAALLRDDLDRLLDAAVRRRRG comes from the coding sequence GTGTTGCCGACGAAGCATCGACTGCGCGACAGTGCGGATTTCACCGCAGTGTTGCGCAGTCGTCGTTCCGGACGGGCCGCGGGTCCACGACTCGTGGTCACGGTGGCACCGCCCCGCGGAGACATCAGCAGGGTCGGCATGGTCGTGTCGAAGGCGGTCGGCAATTCGGTGATCCGCAATCGCACGAAGCGGGTGTTGCGGCACGAGATGGCCGACCTGCTGCCGGGCCTGCCGACCGAGCTGGACGTGGTGATCCGGGCAACCCCGGCCGCCGGGACCGCGCCGGCCGCGCTCCTGCGTGACGATCTGGACCGATTGCTGGACGCGGCAGTGCGTCGCAGGCGCGGGTGA
- the yidD gene encoding membrane protein insertion efficiency factor YidD, which produces MTLRQLLARPLIWLVRLYQLLISPLLPPSCRFTPCCSTYAITALTRFGIFRGSWLTVRRLARCHPWNPGGVDHVPPLDTADRSGTPTPAPLN; this is translated from the coding sequence GTGACACTGCGTCAGCTGCTCGCGAGGCCACTGATCTGGCTGGTCCGGCTCTACCAGCTGCTGATCTCGCCGCTGCTCCCGCCGAGTTGCCGTTTCACCCCCTGTTGCTCCACCTACGCGATCACCGCGCTGACCCGTTTCGGGATCTTCCGGGGTAGTTGGCTGACCGTCCGCCGGTTGGCCCGCTGCCACCCGTGGAACCCCGGCGGTGTCGACCACGTTCCGCCTCTTGACACCGCGGACCGCTCCGGCACACCCACGCCGGCGCCGCTGAACTAA